The Petrotoga mobilis SJ95 genomic sequence AAAGTATCGGGCTGTTGGAGATCCTCCAATGGCCTTTTCTTGTGTTTGCATATTCCCATGCTTTGTATGTGTTTAGTCCTAATTTGACTAAGTTTTTATACCTTGTTTTGATTTTCTTCCATTCCTTCCAGATACACATCCTAATTCTCCTTCTAAGCCATCCATCAAGACTTTCCGCTGCCGATTTCATGTTTGCTATTCCATAGTAGTTTATCCATCCTGTTATTATTTGTTTTATCTTTGACAGCCTGTATGTCATGCTCCTTCCACTGCTTCTTTTCGTTTCTTCTTTTAACTTCTTTTTAAATTCTTTGATGGATTTCTCATGCACTCTGATTTCGTATTGCTCTTCTTTCCCGTAGAAGGAGAACCCTAAGTATTTGAGGTCCAAAGGCTTGACTACTTTGCTTTTCTTCCTGTTCACTTTTAACTTTAATTTCTTCTCTATGTATTTTGTTATACTTTCCATCACCCTATATGCGGATTTCTCGCTTTTCACGTATATGTTGCAATCGTCTGCATACCTGCAAAACTTGTGTCCCCTTTTCGTTAGTTCTACGTCAAGTTCGTGGAGCATTATGTTGCTTAGTAATGGGGATAGCGGTCCCCCTTGCGGAGTCCCTTCTTCTGTTTCTATTACTACCCCATTTACCATTACCCCACTCTTGAGGTATTTCCTTATCAGGGATATCACTCTGCCATCTTTTACGTCTTTTGATATTATCCTCATCAGTTTGTCATGGTTGACTGTGTCAAAGTATCGTTCTAAATCTATGTCCACTACCCACGTGTGTCCTTCGTTTAGGTATTCTTTGCTTTTCCGTATGGCTTGTTTTGCATCTCGTAATGGCCTAAATCCATAGCTGTTATCTACAAATTTCTTTTCATAAATCGGTATCAGTTCCTGGGCTATGGATTGTTGGATTACTCTGTCTATTGCTGTTGGTATGCCTAGTAGTCTTTTCCCTCCATCCGGTTTCGGTATCTCTTTCCTCCTTACCGGGTTCGGGGTGTACCTTCCTTCAAGGAGCTCTTGCCTTAATTCTTCTCCATGTTGTTTGAGATATTCAAA encodes the following:
- the ltrA gene encoding group II intron reverse transcriptase/maturase, with the protein product MKDAKRHGKSIQLRLEGFLHEDKGEPENNVEAPSVTSTSERGRNDDKGYSEGMLEKILSKDNMNKAYKKVKANKGAPGIDGMEVEELFEYLKQHGEELRQELLEGRYTPNPVRRKEIPKPDGGKRLLGIPTAIDRVIQQSIAQELIPIYEKKFVDNSYGFRPLRDAKQAIRKSKEYLNEGHTWVVDIDLERYFDTVNHDKLMRIISKDVKDGRVISLIRKYLKSGVMVNGVVIETEEGTPQGGPLSPLLSNIMLHELDVELTKRGHKFCRYADDCNIYVKSEKSAYRVMESITKYIEKKLKLKVNRKKSKVVKPLDLKYLGFSFYGKEEQYEIRVHEKSIKEFKKKLKEETKRSSGRSMTYRLSKIKQIITGWINYYGIANMKSAAESLDGWLRRRIRMCIWKEWKKIKTRYKNLVKLGLNTYKAWEYANTRKGHWRISNSPILSRTLTNKHLKEIGLTSILETYNLKHQFC